In Crinalium epipsammum PCC 9333, the following are encoded in one genomic region:
- a CDS encoding HepT-like ribonuclease domain-containing protein, translating to MTKIDDMTRLKHIRDAALTALDFIKDRSRRDLDNDKMLSLALVRLVEIMGEAANNVSPSCQTNYPQIPWREIMGMRNRIVHAYFDVDLDIV from the coding sequence ATGACCAAAATTGACGATATGACGCGCCTTAAGCATATCCGCGATGCTGCTCTAACTGCACTTGATTTTATTAAAGATAGAAGTCGTAGAGATTTAGATAATGACAAAATGTTGTCTTTAGCGTTAGTGCGGTTAGTTGAAATTATGGGAGAAGCAGCTAATAATGTTTCTCCTTCTTGTCAAACAAATTATCCGCAAATTCCCTGGCGTGAGATTATGGGGATGAGAAACCGAATTGTTCATGCTTATTTTGATGTTGATCTTGATATTGTGTGA
- a CDS encoding nucleotidyltransferase family protein, whose product MKTLPIDLPKTEIHLFCQRHHIQRLSLFGSVLRDDFSPQSDIDVLVEFELGKTPGLAIVRMQDELSYLFGRVVDLRTPADLSRYFRDFVLQEAMVIYDQN is encoded by the coding sequence ATGAAAACTTTACCCATTGATTTACCCAAAACTGAAATTCATCTCTTTTGTCAGCGACATCATATTCAAAGATTATCTTTGTTTGGTTCAGTTTTACGTGATGACTTTAGCCCTCAAAGTGATATAGATGTATTGGTGGAATTTGAATTAGGAAAAACCCCTGGTTTAGCAATTGTCAGGATGCAAGATGAGTTAAGTTATTTATTCGGACGAGTTGTAGATCTAAGAACACCTGCGGATTTAAGCCGTTATTTTCGAGATTTTGTTTTACAAGAGGCGATGGTAATTTATGACCAAAATTGA